TTTGCCGCTGTTAAGGTCGATGATTGTAGGCTGTCCAATCGTCAATTAGCGCAGGAAAAACAAACTATTTTTCAGCTATTTCCGTCTTTAAATGATCAATTTTTGAACGtccgatatttttttttcttgtactTCTTTGGCACACGTCAATCCATCggcaaaattggaaaaaaaaaattcgaatataTCAAAAGACTGtctaaaaatcaaaatcgaaAATTTTGTTTGCGCCAGCATAATTCTTCCAACGAGCTAACAATAACATTTAGAAAGCGCGCTTATCGCTTTCTGGGAAAAGAGAGACGTCATCAATGTAGATGTAAAAAAGCCAAAGAGGGGAATAGGTTTCTCTATGGTAGTTGCTCTATATGCTATAAATCGAACACGACGGCGTCGGCGGGAGTTATTATCAGAAGGGAGAGAGTCGGATCCCCTTTCCCCGTCAGTGCCgagagtctttttttttatggtagCAGCAGGAACCTCGACGCGCGCCAGGAAGTCGAGCCGGAAGCGACCGGATGAGATCGGAAGTACCGCGCGGCTCGTGTGCCAAGACTGATgctttctctcttttgcttTTCTCTCTGCTGGCACTGACGCTACGAGCGACTACAACTGCGAACGTAGCGCTCatatatttataaatataaataaataaatctagATAGATGGAAAGatagaaatatatatatacggcGGTATATGTGCATGTTAGATCGTAGAGCTACTGTAGATGTATTCATTTCTCTCAGTCTATGCGCATTGGCAGATGCAGAGGCTTTCCCATCTTCTATCAATTTCTCTTAGTCTCTTATGTGTATAACAGCATATACACTCCCTCTTCTCTCGCCCatccttccttccttcctttttttttttcccagtcATCCGGCTTCCGAGTCCTCCATCTTTTCCTTATAGTTCCTGGCATCCGATCCAATGCAGCAGCGTCAAAACGCGTGTATACTTTATAGGGCAAAGTTGCCATATGCGGGCAAGCTATCCCGTGTCCCGCAGCGGTGAATCCTCTTGGTCCATCCATCGTGCACGCAATTGTTTATCGCGATCGTTTTTCACTTTGGCAATCGAACGTGGcctgctttttttgtttgtttaagaGCTCGCCATCAGTTTTTCTGGTCCAAGGATTTATGCACAACCGTTCGTGGGTTAGGCCAGAGTTCCTTGAATTTCATTTTGGTGGGCTGCTGACgagaattgaaagaaaaaggctaTTGTAATAAATGCGAGAGATCAAAAAGGAGCGCACGTCATTGATACCACGTGCCATGCAATGAAAGAGAGCATTCAGCGCTGTGTCAATCAAAAATCCGGTAGCGAAGCGATGCGCCTCGCTTCTTCCGCCTGTCTGTTATCCGTTCAGCGCAACCAGTCACGCTCACGAAGCTATGCGTCTAGTCTTTTCTCCGTCTTCTATTTCAAGGAGCTTCCGATCGTCGAGCTAAATAGAGAAAGATGAAGCAAAAAGACGCGTCATTGGACGTGAAAGGCCATCAAAGTCTTATTTCCtcctctcttttctttatctctctctctctctcgctatCCATCGCATCTCTTTCGAACGTGTCGAATTGAAAGCAAACACCTCTTTATATTCGTTGGCGTCAATGAGAAGAATTCAAAATAATCAAGTGGCGCGTGCCGATTAGCATTGATAGAGTCGAGAGTGTAGCGGTAGTCTGACTAATCAGCATTTATGTTACTGTATCTATTTACTAGTTGATGTTGTAGTCACTCTCGAGTGTGTGAAGTAGGGGGAGGATGATGATCAATGGCGGGTGCGGCGAATCGGTCGGCCGCTCCGTGTTTTCCCATGACATCCACGCTAATGTTTGGTGTCCCCTCCGATCTACTCCTCCTCCTACACCCCATGCACATGAATCTCCAGTGACTGTCAAGTAGCCACACAACAACAACTCGGCATTCGTACAATAGAGAAACGAATAGAAAGTAGCCGAATAAGATGAGTTTCTAAGTGTCTTTCGGTGGCGAGGGGGGGGGTCGTGGAACGGGTTGTATAAGGCAGTCTTTAAAAATCTATACAGAAGAGAGTTGCACAAAAAGCCAGTAGGGGCAGTCGTCATTAGAAGGGAGCGGTTGCGGTTGCTGATACATCACCGACGCCAAGACAAGGAAGCACTCGAACGGGTCATCCCGTTGAAAGGCCGACATTTCCCCCTTTAGCTTACCAACCTGCCGTCATTTCAGTTTCCCCTGTTTGTTTGAATTTATCAGTGAGCTTACatcccacatttttttttgtgtgtttcatttttgatcCGAAAGTTTGACAGGAATGCCGCGTGGAGGGCTTGCACAGTCGACCGCAACCGTCCGATATTCGGGGTGGGGGagaggaagaaagaagaggacAAATGTGTGTATAGAAAGAGAGAATCCATTAGCGGGCAGCCGCCCAGCGTTAAAAGGGAACCTCCTTCTTCAGACGCCAACCGGCCAACAATGGATCCGGTGCGATGGGAGCAGACCTCAAACACCATGTTGGTACGTACCGTAGGTGCTTATGATTTCTCATATTATTGCGTGCCAGTTCGTCATTAAGTGTGTGTCGAtataaaaggggggggggggcgcgAAACAAAAAGGAGTGCTACGTCCTTTATGGTTAGGTACACATTGTCGCACTCTATATTCTTGCGACGTAAAGGGATGGCCGGCTCAGGAGGCACACACCATCATGTACATTGAGTATGTAGCTTACGTATAACTTAAATGGCTGCTGCGTTAAGAGTGAAACTTGCTAAAGCGCCAGGTCGTCGTGGCTGCACTATGTCGAGACAAGTGACCTCCGCTCAACGAGGTTGTCCGTGTTTTCCTAGGACGATTTCATTTCATTATTAAATGCAGCGTTTGCAATGTGTTTTCAAGCGGAATTTTTCCTGCCCGAAATGTAGACACTGTTCTGGTTTGTTTAGCGGGTAAGCATCAAAAGCGCGTGCCGTTCAATCAAACGATCATTAATCGTCGTGTTACTGGGCGGATCCCACCCAAAGCGTTTCGTtaactttttttcccctgttaTGATATTTTTCCTGGTTATTCGTCACTCCATATATCGTACGGCTTTTTCATtcagttccctttttttttcattaaaactTTGCCGCACTCTCTAGCAGCTCTTTTCTGCTTCGGGGTAtataggaaaaataaaagggaaggGCAATCGGATGAAAGAGAAGAGGAACCTTGATGGATGATGACAACACCATTAATACCACTTAcataagaaaaacaagacgATGGAATCACGTCCcatgcgcaaaaaaaaattgaaccgAAGAGTTTGCCGAAGCGAGGCCCCCAAAAACGAACGAGCGGAGATCCGACATGAATTTTCATTAATACGGAAACAAAAGACTTTCTTTCCTCCGTTCCGAATATGCCGAACGAGTTTATAGCGCAAGCGAAATTGTTGTAGGCTTGTCCAATGAGCAGCTTTTGCTGGAGAACATTCGCCAACCTCTTGggcgaaagaagaaaaacaaacggaaCGAGGAGAGGCGAATGAGGAAATGGGTGGAGGCAAAAGTGGCATTAGGAGGAGGAGTTACCGTCGGCCGGCAGCGCAGATTGGAGCGCCGTTGCTGCTACTGAGGATGACGAAGGAAGAGCGGAGGGGGGACCTGCAAATGAAGTGCAATGGCCAAGAGAGGAGAGAAACAGATCTggggaaaaagagagaagaagaaaaaagatccTTCGGAAAGGAAGATGAAGAGATAAAAatgtgagagagagagagagagagagagaaaatctGGGAAAGAGGAGGGGCCGGAGGAGGGAGTGTCGGTCGGAAGCCCGGAGCTGCAGCTAGGAATCCGGCGGTTCTCTCTTTGCCTTGTGTGTGTCTCTGGTCTGATGCGAAGTTTCCGTTCAAACTTCCGAGGCAAGTGGTCCCAGATAGATAGAAATAGACAACGATCCCGGCCTGCCGCCATCCGCAACCGGCTTCTTGTCGATTCACTCCGTTGCCCAGTGCTCAAGTCGTACCGTTCCGTGCACATTCTTTTTCAAGTGTTGCATAGTACGGACAACCCTTTATCAGCTGTCCTTGTTCTTCTTCGACgctcgtttctctttttttttttcttttcttttgtttcagcACTTCCTTCTCGTCCGCCTCTTTGTCGTTCACCTCCTCGTTGAGGTGATCACGTTGAAATTGGCTGCCAGTGTTCCAATCCGTCCTAACAAGCTCCAACTTCCAAAGCATTTCAAAGTGCATCCGCAATTTAGAGGGGAAATGAAATCCGCCGTGTGCTGTTGAACTATCAACTTGCCTTTTGCCGTCTGTCGTGAAAGTGCTCGAATTTCAAAGTGCCCGCCCTTATAAGAAGCCGAGAAGAACCGTCTCGACAACTGTTCTTCCGGCCGCACGATCCGGTGAATCTCTGGCCAAGAGAGATCCGGTCCGCAGGAAACGGAAAGTGCCGTCCAAAAAGGcaccaccttttttttcttttttcttgatttattttattgttgggTGCGTGTACGCGTTCTGCCGAGGAACATTTGGCAGTCGGTCGATCTTCTCGCTAGACAACTAGATCATCGTTTATTTTTGGTCGGCCAATTTCTCTGCCCAGGTAAATAATATGCAACACATTCTTTTATTCGTCTAtacgtttttcttgtttccttttttcttttaatttgagcatctgaatttgatttttaagTGAAATGGACGGGccatcgtttttctttttagtagGTCGagtccttttttattttgcgttTGGTCTCCTCTGTTTATTGAAGGCCGGTTTTTAGTGCGGGATAAAAGAGTGcgtatttttatgtttaaggGAGTTGGCGTATGTTGAGTGAGAGTTCAGGGCTGGGGGTGGTGGTGAAAAGAGAGACGAAGGAGGTTGGGTAGATTGAACACGAACGACGTTTGTCAATTTCGGTTGCTTCCTGTCGCAAATGACAAGTTCCGGCGCTCCGCGGAAGCGCATCAACCTTGATCAAGCGCCCTCCCGCGCATGCATTTGCCCTTAAGCTTTTCGTATTACGTACGAATTTCTGTAATgttgttcttcatttttcctATTAGGCGAACAGCAAAATCAAGTCACTGCATTTACGCGTTCATTGCGTTTCATTTCTATACAATTTGAACGGATCCAATGATTGAATTTTCAATTCGTTTtcgcttttttgttttgtgttttttctttttattagaagaaacaaaagaaacgaattGACGGGAATGGATTTCAGCAGTGGCGGACCAGCCTCGACTGGAGGCGGTAAAAACTACAACGTAACAGCGAGTCTCCACCATCACCAGCAGATTCATCACGGAAGCGGCCACAATCACCCGTCGCATCACACGTCATCTCAACATGCGTTGCATCATCACAGCGGCGGCCATGTCAGCCCGCCGCACTCCCATCATCAGCTGGGACACCAATTGGTCGGCCAAGGTTCGTCTGCCCCGACCGCCACCGTCGTCAAATCGGAAGAAAGTGCGGCCAACAAcagcgacaacaacaacatggcGACCTCCTCGACGACGATTGCCtcgcaacagcagcaaacgGCCGCCCAGCAACTGGCCACGGCCGGTTTCGGTGTCAGTGCAGCGGGAGTCAATCTTTCGGTCAATATCGGCGTTAACATCACCGGTGTCACACCCGAATCGGCCGCCGCTCCGTGGgccaccgccgccgccgctgccTACACATCCAGGTAAAGAGAAGGTgctctgttttgtttttttgtttcaatgtgAGTGTTCAATGTGCAAATGGTTTCAGATTCCCGACGTTCGCCAGTCCGACCACTTTAGAGCAATTGAAGCAAAGTATTGAGCAACAGGCGCAACAACATCATCAGCGCAATGGGGGGGGAGTCAAGAATTTTTTGGGAGGATCGGGTCATGGCGGACATCATCACCTGCCTGTACACTCGTCGGCTATTGGTTCTTCGGTGTCTTCCGGCTCTGTGGTGGCCTCGTCTGGCAAtcatcaccaccaccaccatcatCAGACGTCTGGGACGCTGGGAGGAGGTCCGTCTCATCATCACCATTCTGTGcatcaccatcatcatcaccaaAACTATCACGCCGGAGTGGCTGTGACGGCCACAGCCGGCGGCCATCATCACAGCGTCGTCAATCCGGCCAGTTCGGCCACGTCTCACTTCGCCGCTGGATTCGCCGCAGCCGCAGTGGCCGCGGCGGCCGTCGGCTCCTTACAGCAACACGAATCCAACGTCGGCGGCCAGCAGAACGGTCTGTTGGCAACATCGACGACTTCCGCCAAACTCGCCGCTTCATCCGCTTTGGCCGGCGCTACTGGCAACGTTGAAAAACGCAACAATCAAAGTAAGTTGAAAGCAATCGCTAGTCGATTTCGGTCTGTAACTTCtgacatcttttttcttttacaaaatATGTGTGTCACTATGAAGGAAGTAAAGCGGAGCagttgcaacaacaacagcagcagcaacaacaacaatcgaGTCCTTCTCATCAATCGAGGACGTCGCCCGATTTCGGTAAGTGATTTATTTTGTTATAAGCTTTTTAGCACGCAACGTATATCCCTTGTGCGTTGTAGCTTATTTCGACTGGATCAGGGACAATCCTCAGCTCTTTATACTCGgaaagttaaaaaagaaaaaaaaaagaacagtcGAAGCTACAATACGAAAAGGATAGAGTTCTTTTTTGGCACCGGAGGACTTGCTTTCCCCCCCACGCAAAAGCGGATAGGCAATGATGGCTAGGCGGAAGTGGTGGCTGATGGATATGCACACCATCTATCTTAGTGCGGACGGTCGATGAGCATTGGAACAACAACTAGTCGTCGACCACCCCTGACATGAAATGTGTCACTGATAGTTGCACGCTCAAAAAGACTCTGAACGAAGCGGTAggcagccattttttgtatCGGTTGCAAAAAAACAGCGTCGAGTTGAATTATTTCTATTGATTTTGCGCTGCTATGAGTTAGTGTTGTTTCGTAGTGGAACTGCAATTGttgaaagtttttcttttcttaaccccccccccaaaaaaaagagcgtTTCCTTGGAAAATGGCATCGGCgaaatttatgtttattggCACATACATCCTGGTAGAAAACCGGTCACGTGACCTGCCTGCCTGATGGATTGCGCgccttctccttttttttttttctgattttgttTCTTGCCAATGAAAGGCTTGGGCGCTGCTGTAATAGTTGAAACGATGATTGAGGGGGCGCATACGGTGCATGTTGTTacattataaaataaaatatataaaaaaagagcCTATTGAAGCaggaaggggggagggggtgcGACTATATCGCGCAAAGTCATCCGAGCAAATCGAGTCGAGCGCGTGCGTCGTCATTTTtcgaatgaaaagaaaaagagagactTGGAAcatgacacaaaaaaaaaagcgcaaTGTGATCCAGCCTTTCCCACCACCGACGCCCTTTACTCGTTCAAACGCGCACCCTCCCCCGATTGTCCCGGACTGacatgttttttgttgttgttgttgttgcgtaTGCtccccttttaaaaaaaaagaacttttgaATTTCCTCGTTCTCTAGTCTACAATTCAAACTGATTAACACCCGTTTGTTGGTTTTCATTATCACGTCACGAGTGAGATGGTATGACGTGCGCGTGTCCTATTGTCGTCCAGGGAAACGAGATGTTGCCCCCGCGTTacggacatttttttttaaaccgtAAATTCTCTTTTCAAACGGGTTAACTCAATTTCGGTTATGCGGTTGCACTAAATGATCCATGTCGGTCAGTTTGATTTAACATAATCTTGTGATTAGACGTCAGGGATTAAAGGGTGGTAAGTTAgtttcccccccaaaaaagacgTTTGACAAGTGCTAATTACTGATGAACACGACTGGCTAGTACACACGCAGAGTAGTTATTCATAAATCACGCATCAATaacaaaaacaggaaaaaaaacaaaattgaaataggaagaacacacacacaaaaaaaacgcGGCTGAGGGTTGGGAGCGATGAGGCTGGGTTATCGTGTCACGCATTGTTGACTAGTGTGTGTGTACGATATGCCGTGCAGTCTTAATCGTCACTGTTTATAATAGCTGTATAGCAAGTAGTAgtactgttgttgttgttgtaataGAAAAGCTTTGGCTGGCCATTTGATTTCCCTATTTTCCCAGCCATATCTCTCCGCCCTCTTCTTGCGCCCTAAcacaaagtaaaaaataataaaataaaaaaggaatgaaataaaaataggcAAGAAGAATGGGGGGATGAGTAGAGTGGGAGGGTGTGTTTGATGTGGGAAAGTTTGGATTAGGCCGGCCATCCCAGTACTGTACTGTACAACActgtgtaaaaaaagaaagagaagtcAGTACAGGACAATAGGGACGAGTAAAGGGAACATGACAGAGGAGCCGTGAACCGTGAAAAATGGCGCCATTCACGATGTCCCCTCTTCAATTCACGGACTCACTCTCCCATGTCCTTATCGCCCTCCCTCGCTCAATTTATGCAATCTTCCACTAGATGAACTCGtctctttttctctatttACGGATCGATCTAAATCAACTTCATCCCTAGTGACATCTCCATACAATCGCACATAATGGTCCTATTATCAACCCATCATTGTTCAGCTATTCGAATATAACCGTCGAATATATCATTAAGAAGGCTCTTATCGGTCGGTAACGAgccttctttcttttaattcaaTCAACATAAATAGTGTCTAAATaaagacagagaaaagagTCAGAGCTAAAGATGCGAAAACATCTCGTATACGTCACGAATTTCCATTGTCGTGACATCGAAACGAACCGACCAAGgattacaaaaataaaaaaagtctCAGATAAAGTGATGTTCCTATCTATTTAGCCGCCTTCCCGTGTACATGGCCAATCTTTTGTATATAGCAAGAAGATAATGTAGATCATCCTTTGGCTTCAACTAATGTAGCATATGTATTTACCCGAGTCCCCTCGTAATGCCATTCACCGATCCAGCCAAGCGATTGCATTCAGCTCGATTAAACCCTCGCTTGTAATGCATTAAAGGAGCACGTGCCTCTCCGTTCAAAAGGCCAGTCTCCTTTAAAGAGTCACTCACCATCAGCCATCGCAAGACTCTGCGTTAAATGCAATAAAAACAACTACGCGTTTTCGAAATACATTTAGTCTAGCGTCGCACATTGACCGGCACGTACCGtcgcaagaaaagaaaaaaggggggggggacaagaACGCCCGTACTAGAGTCAAATGATTTTAACGACTTGTG
This genomic interval from Daphnia magna isolate NIES linkage group LG8, ASM2063170v1.1, whole genome shotgun sequence contains the following:
- the LOC116929823 gene encoding DNA-binding protein D-ETS-3 isoform X3, producing the protein MGRREFGRNKRNELTGMDFSSGGPASTGGGKNYNVTASLHHHQQIHHGSGHNHPSHHTSSQHALHHHSGGHVSPPHSHHQLGHQLVGQGSSAPTATVVKSEESAANNSDNNNMATSSTTIASQQQQTAAQQLATAGFGVSAAGVNLSVNIGVNITGVTPESAAAPWATAAAAAYTSRFPTFASPTTLEQLKQSIEQQAQQHHQRNGGGVKNFLGGSGHGGHHHLPVHSSAIGSSVSSGSVVASSGNHHHHHHHQTSGTLGGGPSHHHHSVHHHHHHQNYHAGVAVTATAGGHHHSVVNPASSATSHFAAGFAAAAVAAAAVGSLQQHESNVGGQQNGLLATSTTSAKLAASSALAGATGNVEKRNNQRSKAEQLQQQQQQQQQQSSPSHQSRTSPDFESNYKSAWTSPTASQASDPYQMFGATSSRLASSGSGQIQLWQFLLELLSDSSNAACITWEGTNGEFKLTDPDEVARRWGERKSKPNMNYDKLSRALRYYYDKNIMSKVHGKRYAYKFDFQGLAAATQPTPTDPAYKYQSDLFMTSYHAAGSKFNLVGAHSAMSSSPDVCFNVGAIFPPPSPYWSTNPGGNLSAANLYSNMPMSAGHALQHHHHHHPGHVTSHLGSYPHYA
- the LOC116929823 gene encoding DNA-binding protein D-ETS-3 isoform X1 gives rise to the protein MGRREFGRNKRNELTGMDFSSGGPASTGGGKNYNVTASLHHHQQIHHGSGHNHPSHHTSSQHALHHHSGGHVSPPHSHHQLGHQLVGQGSSAPTATVVKSEESAANNSDNNNMATSSTTIASQQQQTAAQQLATAGFGVSAAGVNLSVNIGVNITGVTPESAAAPWATAAAAAYTSRFPTFASPTTLEQLKQSIEQQAQQHHQRNGGGVKNFLGGSGHGGHHHLPVHSSAIGSSVSSGSVVASSGNHHHHHHHQTSGTLGGGPSHHHHSVHHHHHHQNYHAGVAVTATAGGHHHSVVNPASSATSHFAAGFAAAAVAAAAVGSLQQHESNVGGQQNGLLATSTTSAKLAASSALAGATGNVEKRNNQRSKAEQLQQQQQQQQQQSSPSHQSRTSPDFESNYKSAWTSPTASQASGYGSHNTSSSTALTVVAKTTSSTSTDSQHLRQSDPYQMFGATSSRLASSGSGQIQLWQFLLELLSDSSNAACITWEGTNGEFKLTDPDEVARRWGERKSKPNMNYDKLSRALRYYYDKNIMSKVHGKRYAYKFDFQGLAAATQPTPTDPAYKYQSDLFMTSYHAAGSKFNLVGAHSAMSSSPDVCFNVGAIFPPPSPYWSTNPGGNLSAANLYSNMPMSAGHALQHHHHHHPGHVTSHLGSYPHYA
- the LOC116929823 gene encoding DNA-binding protein D-ETS-3 isoform X2, coding for MDFSSGGPASTGGGKNYNVTASLHHHQQIHHGSGHNHPSHHTSSQHALHHHSGGHVSPPHSHHQLGHQLVGQGSSAPTATVVKSEESAANNSDNNNMATSSTTIASQQQQTAAQQLATAGFGVSAAGVNLSVNIGVNITGVTPESAAAPWATAAAAAYTSRFPTFASPTTLEQLKQSIEQQAQQHHQRNGGGVKNFLGGSGHGGHHHLPVHSSAIGSSVSSGSVVASSGNHHHHHHHQTSGTLGGGPSHHHHSVHHHHHHQNYHAGVAVTATAGGHHHSVVNPASSATSHFAAGFAAAAVAAAAVGSLQQHESNVGGQQNGLLATSTTSAKLAASSALAGATGNVEKRNNQRSKAEQLQQQQQQQQQQSSPSHQSRTSPDFESNYKSAWTSPTASQASGYGSHNTSSSTALTVVAKTTSSTSTDSQHLRQSDPYQMFGATSSRLASSGSGQIQLWQFLLELLSDSSNAACITWEGTNGEFKLTDPDEVARRWGERKSKPNMNYDKLSRALRYYYDKNIMSKVHGKRYAYKFDFQGLAAATQPTPTDPAYKYQSDLFMTSYHAAGSKFNLVGAHSAMSSSPDVCFNVGAIFPPPSPYWSTNPGGNLSAANLYSNMPMSAGHALQHHHHHHPGHVTSHLGSYPHYA